In the genome of Ammoniphilus sp. CFH 90114, the window TCACTTAGGGATGACTGTAGGTCAGATCAAGTACAGATTGTACAAAAAGAATCCTTTCCCTCAAGCCGTGGATAAACAGCCTAATCCATCTGTCTCGAGAAAAAAGCCTGCATTGCCAAACTACTACGGAGAGCAAGAAATCGTTTTGATGGTTCAAGGCCCAACCGTTCTCTTTACATATTGGGAAGTTACTTGGCCACTTATGTCCTTGGTCAGCGATTTCTTAGGTGCAGCTTACGAGCATGTAACCAAAGTGATAAGAATATATGATGTGACGGATATATGGTTTGATGGAACCAATCATCATGGGTATCAGGAAGCCATGTTTGAAGACGGTACGGACAACTGGTTTTTCCATAACATGACCCCTAATCGAACCTATATAACGGAAATGGGAATTCTAAGAGACAACCATTATATTCCCCTCATGCGCTCCAAGCCTAAGGCTACTCCGAATAATCAAGAAGCTGGGGAATTTAGTCGATTGGTTGAAGTGACCCCGTCTGTTTCAAGTGAAAGAACCAAACCACGATGGTTTGAAAATTTTTCTACCTATTCAATTTATTAAAATGCAAGGGGTTGAATTCCTTGGTTGATGGAAAAGAGCAAGGGTATCTGGCGCTCGTCCTCCATGCCCATTTACCTTACGTTAGACATATAGAAGAAGAATGCCTAGAAGAACGCTGGCTATTTGAAGCCATCACAGAAACTTATGTACCTTTGCTGCAGACGTTTGAGGATTTAGTTGAAGAAGGGGTGGACTTTCGTATTACGCTCTCTTTTTCACCGACTCTATTAACGATGCTTGCGGACACTCTTTTATTATCTCGATATGAGAGATATTTAACGAAATTAATAGATTTGTCAAAGCTTGAAGTGGCTAGAACTCGACGAGATGATCAGATTAACTCTTTGTCAGTCCGGTATTTAAAAACGTTTATAGGTATCCAAGAATACATGAGGCGTCATGGTTACGAGCTCATTCCACGTTTTAAGGAACTAGCGGAGAAAGGGGTTCTTGAGCTCATTTCGACATCTGCTACACATGGATTTATGCCGGCTATGGAAACAGAGGAAGCAATCTATAGCCAATGGGAAGTAGGGCTGTCTACATTTGAACGCTACTTTGGGTTCCGTCCGAAAGGCGTTTGGTTGCCTGAGTGTGGCTATACTGCGGGTGTAGACCGTGTACTTCGTCAGTTGGGAGTACACTATTTCTTCTGTGATACGCATTCCTTAAAGCATGCGACTCCAAAGCCAAACAGAGGTATCTACGCTCCACTAATGACCGGATATGGTGTGCATGCTTTTGCCAGAGATCCTGAATCCTCATCTCAAGTCTGGAGTTCATATGATGGATATCCAGGAGATTATGATTATCGAGAATACTATCGGGACATTGGGTTTGATTTGCCCTTATCTTATATCAAGCCCTATATCCATTCTGAGGGCATCCGAGTAAACACAGGCATCAAATATTACCGGATAACGGGGCAGGGAGATCATAAGGAACCTTATGTACCCGAATGGGCAATGAATAAGGCTGCCGACCATGCAGGGAATTTCTTGTTTAACCGTGAGCATCAGGTTCGTCACCATCGGGCTAACATGGATAGAAAACCTATCATTGTATCTCCTTACGATGCAGAGCTGTTTGGTCATTGGTGGTATGAAGGTCCACATTTTATCCGCCATCTATGTAAGAAGATTTACTATGACCAACAAGAGGTGAAAATGATTACCCCTTCCGAATATCTGAACCTTTATCCTCACAGTGATACGGGGCATTTGCAGGAATCAAGCTGGGGGAGGAACGGCTATGGAGAGGTGTGGATTAATCCAGATAATGCCTGGATATACCGCCATTTGCACAAAGTGGAAAAAAGAATGGTGGAGTTAGTCGATCAAATGGATTCTCCTACCGCGCTTCAAGAGAGAGCGTTAAATCTAGCTGCCAAACAACTATTATTGGCACAGAGTAGTGACTGGGCATTTATCATAGATAATAAAACCATGGTGGAGTATGCCTTAAGAAGACTTCAGGAGCACCTAGGAACATTCCATCAGCTTTATCTTGGCTTGAAATCTGGACTTCTAGATGAAGACTGGACCCGGGAGCTCGAGCAAAGCTATCCC includes:
- a CDS encoding DUF4912 domain-containing protein, giving the protein MDVDIQELRKKKFTIEQIADHLGMTVGQIKYRLYKKNPFPQAVDKQPNPSVSRKKPALPNYYGEQEIVLMVQGPTVLFTYWEVTWPLMSLVSDFLGAAYEHVTKVIRIYDVTDIWFDGTNHHGYQEAMFEDGTDNWFFHNMTPNRTYITEMGILRDNHYIPLMRSKPKATPNNQEAGEFSRLVEVTPSVSSERTKPRWFENFSTYSIY
- a CDS encoding 1,4-alpha-glucan branching protein domain-containing protein encodes the protein MVDGKEQGYLALVLHAHLPYVRHIEEECLEERWLFEAITETYVPLLQTFEDLVEEGVDFRITLSFSPTLLTMLADTLLLSRYERYLTKLIDLSKLEVARTRRDDQINSLSVRYLKTFIGIQEYMRRHGYELIPRFKELAEKGVLELISTSATHGFMPAMETEEAIYSQWEVGLSTFERYFGFRPKGVWLPECGYTAGVDRVLRQLGVHYFFCDTHSLKHATPKPNRGIYAPLMTGYGVHAFARDPESSSQVWSSYDGYPGDYDYREYYRDIGFDLPLSYIKPYIHSEGIRVNTGIKYYRITGQGDHKEPYVPEWAMNKAADHAGNFLFNREHQVRHHRANMDRKPIIVSPYDAELFGHWWYEGPHFIRHLCKKIYYDQQEVKMITPSEYLNLYPHSDTGHLQESSWGRNGYGEVWINPDNAWIYRHLHKVEKRMVELVDQMDSPTALQERALNLAAKQLLLAQSSDWAFIIDNKTMVEYALRRLQEHLGTFHQLYLGLKSGLLDEDWTRELEQSYPIFEHMTYRVYSPTYQHRLAVASALQEEASPTRRRVLMLSWEYPPKIVGGLSRAVYDLSRSLANQGEEIHVLTSHVDGCPSFECIEGVYVHRLPCLRENDRVDFIDWVLQLNIEMVCYVEKCVNNGIRFDCIHAHDWLVSSAARELKRTYQLPLVTTIHATEFGRNQGIYSDLQHKIHDQECKLTNVADKVIVCSQYMAKEVIQLFDLPEEKVFVIPNGVDQQKVKYNPESSFQRTDYALADEKMIFFVGRLVREKGAQYLIEVASEVLSVCPEAKFVISGKGPMKIQLEQMAKDRGVAHKFLFTGFISDEQRNGLLHHAYLAVFPSIYEPFGIVALEAMASGTPVLVSDTGGLSEIVLHGVNGLKIYPGHPNSLKDQLIYALTHEQEIQGMAQSALNMINEAYQWKDLSRMTKEIYDSLPMALDYVLVKREE